The following nucleotide sequence is from Moorella sp. E308F.
TTACCGGTTGCAGAAATTTCTCCTTCATCCTTATTTATTTGTAGCCTGTTATCCCCTGGAATAATTTGCTCCGGGGACGTCTGGTCCTGGGGGCCAGTTATATGTTCACCAGGTAATTTTTGTCCCTCTCCTACTTGATGGTTCTGTTCTGATGCCGGATTGGGGTTTTGTCTCCGGGAGCTAACATTGGTCCTGGCCTGGACAATCGGATTTCTCTCCCCGCTGTTGAAAACTGGCTGGGGTTTGGTAGACTTCGCCGGTTGTCGCCTCAGAGGCTGTGCTGGCCGGGTTTCTTCCCATGAAGGGGTTATTGCTGGTGCTGGTGTTTTGTTTTCTTGGTCTGTAACTATCGTGGAGAGATCCCCTGCCGGCGCTGGACCCCTCGGAGCTTGCAAAGCTTTCACCTGTTCTTGTTCGCCCTGCATAGACGCAGGCGTTGCTTGTCCGGCCTGGAATGGGAGAGGGGAGGGAAAATAGCCAGCAGAAGCAGTAATAGCCACCACAACTGTGATGGCCGCCGCTGCCGCCAGGGAGAGCCACTGCGGCAGGCGCTGGTACCAGGGTCGGCAGGCCGCCTCAAGCCGCGACCGCAAACGCTCTTCAAAACCGGCCGGCAGTTCCAGTTCTTCTTCCGACCATGCCTGGAGAATGTTCACCGTCTGACGCAGGGCCTCCAGTTCTTCCCGGCAGGAGTTA
It contains:
- a CDS encoding anti-sigma factor family protein — protein: MNCNHYRELLSSYLDGVLTATQRRAVEKHLRLCNSCREELEALRQTVNILQAWSEEELELPAGFEERLRSRLEAACRPWYQRLPQWLSLAAAAAITVVVAITASAGYFPSPLPFQAGQATPASMQGEQEQVKALQAPRGPAPAGDLSTIVTDQENKTPAPAITPSWEETRPAQPLRRQPAKSTKPQPVFNSGERNPIVQARTNVSSRRQNPNPASEQNHQVGEGQKLPGEHITGPQDQTSPEQIIPGDNRLQINKDEGEISATGKQTGTGTTSPPPTPPDNLTGEKNRATPDARMSSPINIDSADIYQSLTVPEKVYKEEAPSRPPSS